In the genome of Nitrospirae bacterium CG2_30_53_67, one region contains:
- a CDS encoding 6-phosphofructokinase has translation MSETLAIVVGGGPAPGINGVISAAGIEALNQGKTVLGILDGFKWLSKGDTAHVMPISLSHVSRIHLKGGSIIRTSRENPTKSPEKMAHVIRALSELKVRYLVTIGGDDTAYTSSQVEKEAKGKIAVCHVPKTIDNDLPLPPGIPTFGYETARELGTKLVENLMEDAKTAARWYFVIAMGRSAGHLALGMGTGAGATMALIPEELGKTYSLRKVLNILEGAIIKRLSMGKDHGVAVIAEGVAARLDPQEFSFVKDAPRDEHGNIRLAEIPFGTILKDEVTKDLKEMGIKITIVAKDIGYELRCNPPTAFDRQYTRNLGYSAARFLLDGGSGAMILFKDGKTTPIPFADLMDPKTGKTRIRTVDIHSEIYQTARRYMIRLNPDDLKGDALKRLADTAKMSPDEFKKRFGEF, from the coding sequence ATGAGTGAGACATTAGCCATTGTCGTAGGCGGCGGGCCCGCGCCGGGAATCAACGGCGTCATCAGCGCGGCCGGCATCGAGGCGCTCAACCAGGGCAAAACCGTGCTCGGAATCCTGGACGGATTCAAGTGGCTCTCCAAGGGAGACACCGCCCATGTCATGCCCATCTCTCTCTCCCATGTTTCAAGGATCCATCTGAAAGGCGGATCCATCATCCGGACATCAAGAGAGAACCCCACCAAGAGCCCTGAGAAGATGGCTCATGTGATCCGGGCGCTCAGCGAACTTAAGGTGCGATACCTGGTTACCATCGGCGGGGATGACACGGCCTATACATCAAGCCAGGTGGAAAAGGAGGCGAAAGGAAAGATTGCGGTCTGCCATGTTCCCAAGACCATTGACAACGACCTTCCGCTTCCTCCCGGCATCCCCACCTTCGGATATGAAACAGCCCGGGAACTGGGAACAAAGCTCGTTGAAAACCTCATGGAGGATGCCAAGACCGCTGCACGGTGGTATTTTGTCATCGCCATGGGGCGCTCTGCCGGACACCTGGCACTGGGCATGGGAACCGGCGCCGGCGCCACCATGGCCCTGATCCCCGAGGAACTGGGCAAGACCTATTCCCTGCGCAAGGTCTTGAACATTCTGGAAGGCGCAATCATCAAACGTCTCTCCATGGGCAAGGACCATGGCGTGGCCGTGATTGCTGAAGGGGTTGCCGCTCGTCTTGACCCTCAAGAGTTCTCTTTCGTGAAGGACGCACCCAGGGATGAGCACGGCAACATCCGCTTGGCCGAAATCCCCTTCGGCACCATCCTCAAAGATGAAGTGACCAAAGATCTCAAAGAGATGGGGATCAAGATCACCATCGTGGCCAAGGACATCGGCTATGAGCTCCGCTGCAACCCGCCGACCGCCTTTGACCGCCAATACACACGAAATCTCGGGTACAGCGCGGCACGTTTTCTTCTCGACGGGGGCTCCGGCGCCATGATCTTATTCAAGGACGGGAAAACCACCCCTATCCCCTTTGCCGACCTCATGGATCCCAAGACCGGCAAAACCCGCATCCGGACCGTGGATATCCACTCCGAAATCTACCAGACGGCCCGGCGCTATATGATCCGGCTGAATCCCGATGATCTCAAGGGGGATGCCCTCAAACGCCTGGCCGACACGGCAAAGATGAGCCCCGATGAATTCAAAAAGCGGTTCGGGGAGTTCTGA
- a CDS encoding cell division ATP-binding protein FtsE, which produces MIQMFDVDKQYDKNFSALKGITLRIRKGEFVFFTGPSGAGKTTLLKLIYCEERADQGQILVNGRNLSRLRNGSIPYLRRNIGVVFQDFKLIRSKTVYDNIAFVLRVVGTPKYEIKRRAWDVLRRVGLQHKMNSYPLHLSGGEQQRVAVARAVVNDPVILLADEPTGNLDAAVAAEIMDLLKEIHNRGTTIVMATHNTDMVERMNKRVIRLQSGRCISDTHPVTEMNLDEHEKEKSQVHPYLPI; this is translated from the coding sequence ATGATCCAGATGTTTGATGTTGATAAGCAATACGATAAAAATTTCAGCGCCCTGAAGGGCATCACCCTTCGTATCAGAAAAGGGGAGTTTGTATTTTTTACCGGGCCGAGCGGGGCGGGGAAAACCACGCTTCTGAAGCTCATCTATTGCGAAGAGCGCGCGGATCAAGGCCAGATTCTGGTGAATGGGCGGAACCTATCGCGCCTTCGAAATGGAAGCATCCCCTATCTCAGGCGGAACATCGGGGTTGTCTTTCAGGATTTCAAGCTGATCCGTTCCAAGACCGTGTATGACAATATTGCCTTTGTCCTGCGTGTCGTCGGAACGCCGAAATATGAGATCAAGCGAAGAGCCTGGGACGTGCTCAGGCGTGTGGGTCTTCAGCACAAGATGAACAGCTACCCGCTTCATCTCTCCGGAGGAGAACAGCAGCGGGTGGCCGTAGCCAGGGCCGTGGTGAATGATCCGGTCATTCTCCTGGCGGATGAGCCGACCGGTAATTTGGATGCAGCCGTGGCGGCGGAGATCATGGACCTGCTCAAGGAAATCCATAACCGAGGGACGACCATCGTTATGGCGACGCACAACACGGATATGGTGGAAAGGATGAATAAACGGGTCATCCGGCTGCAGAGCGGGAGATGTATTTCAGATACCCATCCGGTTACGGAGATGAATCTTGATGAACATGAAAAGGAAAAAAGTCAGGTTCATCCGTACTTGCCAATTTGA